A region from the Lolium perenne isolate Kyuss_39 chromosome 4, Kyuss_2.0, whole genome shotgun sequence genome encodes:
- the LOC127348242 gene encoding uncharacterized protein, protein MQQGFDLATYQLLQLLSGEALEGAGGQDGNAAAFFQPHPPPQAPMLGVDHQWAIDPAAYVASALPQIPGEGTWAGNGDAFLLSGGDWAGSGGVVPGQGEVWAAGPEPVEDGSMMLDGDAFLGNGQPAHGGGMQDLLMGGPDFSKFDPALLASVLINSLPANQAPDHPSIHAPPTIVLPAPQPNQPASDFPGPSRSTHVGATDDTPGMTCQMPTYSPVMTSQMPGFPSAMDYPQDASVHIQQAVPDEEEAAEVAQMVRVAAACGDEASTVWSEEEDQVLREGLSRFADQDNVHKCFSIASGLPKKTAHDVAFRIRWLSDFEQKKRGANQPQLEQQKSAGGNLTKQKKGAAKQAQLEQEKPAGGMFRKVSATEHVLLNFVCREPLQQRVTKFGRKYFEIYQ, encoded by the exons ATGCAGCAGGGGTTCGACCTCGCCACCTACCAGCTGTTGCAGCTCCTGTCCGGCGAGGCGCTCGAGGGCGCGGGCGGCCAGGACGGGAACGCAGCGGCCTTCTTCCAGCCTCATCCTCCCCCGCAGGCGCCGATGCTGGGAGTCGACCACCAGTGGGCGATCGACCCGGCGGCCTACGTCGCCTCCGCGCTGCCTCAGATTCCGGGTGAAGGTACGTGGGCCGGGAACGGCGATGcgttcctgctcagcggcggggaCTGGGCGGGGAGCGGCGGGGTCGTGCCTGGCCAGGGCGAGGTCTGGGCGGCGGGGCCGGAGCCGGTGGAGGATGGCTCGATGATGCTTGACGGCGACGCGTTCTTGGGGAACGGCCAGCCGGCGCACGGCGGAGGCATGCAGGACCTGCTGATGGGCGGCCCCGACTTCAGCAAGTTCGACCCGGCGCTCTTGGCCTCGGTCTTGATCAACTCGCTGCCGGCGAACCAAGCGCCCGATCACCCATCAATCCACGCGCCACCCACGATTGTCCTGCCAGCACCTCAGCCGAACCAACCGGCCTCCGATTTTCCGGGTCCGAGTAGGAGTACCCATGTCGGCGCCACCGACGACACGCCGGGGATGACGTGCCAAATGCCCACTTACTCGCCGGTGATGACGTCCCAAATGCCCGGTTTCCCGTCGGCGATGGATTACCCGCAGGACGCATCCGTCCACATCCAACAGGCGgtgcctgacgaggaggaggcggcggaagtGGCCCAGATGGTTCGCGTGGCGGCGGCGTGTGGCGACGAGGCGTCCACCGTGTGGTCCGAGGAGGAGGACCAGGTGCTGCGCGAAGGCCTGTCTCG GTTTGCAGACCAAGACAATGTCCACAAGTGCTTCAGCATTGCGTCTGGGCTGCCCAAGAAGACTGCACACGATGTTGCCTTTCGGATCCGGTGGTTGTCGGACTTTGAG CAAAAGAAGAGAGGTGCTAATCAACCACAGCTAGAGCAACAAAAATCTGCAGGAGGAAACCTTACAAAG CAGAAGAAGGGAGCTGCAAAGCAAGCACAGCTTGAGCAAGAAAAACCTGCAGGAGGAATGTTTAGAAAGGTAAGTGCAACAGAGCATGTTCTTCTGAATTTCGTGTGTAGAGAACCCTTGCAACAGAGGGTTACAAAGTTTGGCCGGAAATATTTTGAGATATACCAGTAG
- the LOC127297603 gene encoding protein IN CHLOROPLAST ATPASE BIOGENESIS, chloroplastic: protein MRPAAAAAASVLHAPRRAVSLVAARCASSSPSVAAAAATSYDHVSFVKEVAATDPPEHLNSLLNVLQARGEKIVSPGARRGLIPLVVPLSESPQGNLTSLLRWPTAPRGMEMPVVEVRDHGLWLLAKNVNQYIHRILVEADSSAESGDDLWSAVRDDLWSAVGEAGGNIYKRGDFKESQMADLDVYLLKKVGLFPDIIERKASRHLEKGDHVSALITGEFYTRDQFPGFGRPFVFNSVLQKRVGRTSEAKESARVALKSPWWTLGCKYEEAAELAGWEDEQIEFIREKVTEEGKQDDLKKGKAPEQVVLDEAAFLMDLATVDGNWDDVVDRIAECYREAGIHDIAKFIAYRE from the exons ATGAGGCCCGCGGCAGCTGCGGCCGCGTCCGTGCTACATGCGCCCCGGCGAGCGGTCTCCTTGGTCGCCGCCCGCTGCGCCTCCTCCTCTCCATcggtcgccgccgccgctgctacgTCGTACG ATCATGTGTCGTTCGTCAAGGAAGTCGCTGCAACAGACCCCCCAGAACATCTTAACTCTTTGCTGAATGTGCTTCAGGCACGAG GCGAAAAGATAGTTTCTCCTGGAGCTAGAAGAGGGCTGATTCCACTTGTTGTTCCCTTGTCAGAGAGCCCACAAG GTAACTTAACATCCCTACTGAGATGGCCAACTGCTCCACGTGG GATGGAAATGCCTGTAGTGGAAGTGCGTGACCATGGGCTATGGCTTTTGGCTAAGAAC GTCAACCAATATATTCACAGAATACTCGTCGAGGCTGATAGCAGTGCTGAGAGTGGTGATGATTTGTGGTCTGCTGTTCGAGATGATTTATGGTCGGCTGTAGGGGAAGCTGGTGGGAACATTTACAAAAGAGGTGATTTCAAAGAATCGCAGATGGCAGATCTTGATGTCTATTTGTTGAAGAAG GTTGGACTCTTTCCGGATATTATAGAAAGGAAAGCATCACGCCATCTGGAAAAGGGAGATCAT GTCTCTGCTCTTATTACTGGAGAATTCTACACTAGAGATCAGTTTCCTGGCTTTGGAAGACCCTTTGTGTTCAACTCAGTACTTCAGAAAAG AGTTGGACGTACATCTGAAGCCAAAGAGTCAGCTCGAGTGGCTTTGAAGTCACCATGGTGGACACTAGGCTGTAAATACGAA GAGGCAGCTGAGTTAGCTGGGTGGGAGGATGAGCAGATCGAGTTTATAAGAGAAAAGGTAACCGAGGAGGGCAAACAAGACGATCTGAAGAAGGGAAAAGCTCCGGAGCAG GTGGTTCTTGACGAGGCGGCCTTTCTCATGGATTTAGCCACCGTCGACGGTAACTGGGACGATGTTGTGGACCGGATCGCTGAATGCTACAGAGAAGCTGGGATCCACGACATTGCCAAGTTCATCGCCTACAGGGAGTAG
- the LOC127348243 gene encoding protein WEAK CHLOROPLAST MOVEMENT UNDER BLUE LIGHT-like 1 has product MEEASASMEGTSGSQPPSISRASSEEGDFFDSHHPESDQEDDGPSTGGYTASEIAGRFIKAIDGKAHVVDTAAPIDSVKGAVSKFGGILDWRERRQRVQEELGKVAGEKAEYQRRSRAAEAGRADARRDLAGATGEIDDLWLSVKRAQIAEAQARKDADLAKLRLRKTEKRAAARAELAGLRERHAAARAELGEVRKELGAVRRERDAVAAEAGAAAARARETAGEAVAAGEAVREAAEELAAVKAELESSRAAHDVAEEKRLRLAMAWQEDKVRWQNELEQGEEEARRLRDELLAAGELESKVAVASEQLANLRAELFARAVEGASAEETTAVGAPSAKLANARKELEEVKTSVEKAQDEAKILRVAAASLRADLEKEKAELAAVRRKEEATSASIPPLEEELGWLTSELTVAQARARDSGEERSTKPEQLSEARREAERAKASAQAAQEEIAVAREEARVAKAAVQTMEARLEAVMREILAANASAETATASADALVQQQDNKSGAVEAGVALAAEEYEELSRRARETEEVVGKRVVEAVKLIKEAKDAEVRSLEKLTQLTKQTEQRRQALQAAMAEAEEAELCKAEAERELRQLQAEQRRASGSAGGETASPRTGLAEISAFDGSGRGNPHILSPRGGYMPRADMAAMSAAEEADAKQKKNFFPRMAMFLARKKAQSWNGK; this is encoded by the exons ATGGAAGAAGCTAGCGCTAGCATGGAAGGGACCTCCGGCTCGCAACCTCCGTCCATCTCCCGCGCGAGCTCCGAGGAAGGTGACTTCTTCGACTCCCACCACCCAGAGAGCGACCAAGAGGACGATGGTCCATCGACGGGTGGTTACACGGCGTCGGAGATCGCCGGTCGTTTTATCAAGGCCATCGACGGCAAGGCGCACGTCGTCGACACCGCCGCTCCCATCGACTCCgtcaagggcgccgtcagcaagttcGGGGGCATCCTCGACTGGCGAGAG cggcggcagcgggtgcaGGAGGAGCTGGGCAAGGTGGCGGGCGAGAAGGCGGAGTACCAGAGGCGGTCGCGCGCGGCGGAGGCCGGCAGGGCGGACGCGCGGCGGGACCTCGCGGGTGCCACGGGCGAGATCGACGACCTCTGGCTCAGCGTCAAGCGCGCGCAGATCGCGGAGGCGCAGGCGCGCAAGGACGCCGACCTCGCCAAGCTGCGCCTGCGCAAGACGGAGAAGCGCGCCGCGGCCAGGGCGGAGCTCGCCGGCCTGAGGGAGCGGCACGCGGCGGCCAGGGCGGAGCTGGGTGAGGTGAGGAAGGAGCTGGGGGCGGTGAGGAGGGAGCGGGACGCCGTCGCGGCGGAGGCCGGCGccgcggcggcgcgcgcgcgggAGACGGCTGgcgaggcggtggcggcgggcgaggccgtgagggaggcggcggaggagctcgcTGCGGTGAAGGCGGAGCTGGAGTCCTCGCGCGCCGCGCATGATGTGGCGGAGGAGAAGAGGCTGCGGCTGGCGATGGCGTGGCAGGAGGACAAGGTGCGGTGGCAGAACGAGCTGGAGCAGGGTGAGGAGGAGGCGAGGAGGCTCAGGGATGAGCTGCTCGCGGCCGGCGAACTCGAGTCCAAGGTCGCCGTGGCTTCCGAACAACTTGCTAATCTAAGAGCCGAGCTGTTCGCGCGCGCGGTCGAAGGGGCCAGTGCGGAGGAGACGACGGCGGTGGGCGCGCCATCGGCGAAGCTGGCGAACGCGCGGAAGGAGCTCGAGGAGGTGAAGACGAGCGTGGAGAAGGCCCAAGACGAGGCCAAGATCCTGCGGGTCGCCGCCGCGTCGTTGCGCGCCGACCTCGAGAAGGAGAAGGCGGAGCTCGCCGCGGTGCGGCGGAAGGAGGAGGCCACGTCGGCGTCCATCCCGCCGCTGGAGGAAGAGCTGGGCTGGCTGACCTCCGAGCTTACCGTGGCGCAGGCAAGAGCAAGGGACAGCGGCGAAGAGAGGAGCACGAAGCCTGAGCAGCTAAGCGAGGCACGGCGAGAGGCGGAGCGCGCGAAGGCGAGCGCTCAAGCGGCGCAGGAGGAAATCGCCGTGGCCAGGGAAGAGGCGCGCGTGGCCAAGGCCGCCGTACAGACCATGGAGGCGCGGCTGGAGGCCGTGATGCGGGAGATACTCGCCGCGAACGCGTCGGCGGAGACCGCCACCGCATCGGCGGACGCGCTGGTGCAACAGCAAGATAACAAGAGCGGCGCTGTCGAAGCCGGCGTGGCGCTAGCGGCGGAGGAGTACGAGGAGCTCAGCCGAAGGGCGCGGGAAACAGAGGAGGTGGTTGGCAAGCGGGTGGTCGAGGCCGTGAAGCTGATCAAGGAGGCCAAGGACGCGGAGGTGCGGAGCCTGGAGAAGCTAACGCAGCTGACCAAGCAGACGGAGCAGAGGAGGCAGGCGCTGCAGGCGGCGATGGCGGAGGCCGAGGAAGCGGAGCTCTGCAAGGCCGAGGCGGAGCGCGAGCTGCGGCAGCTGCAGGCCGAGCAGCGGCGCGCCAGCGGCAGTGCTGGCGGAGAGACCGCGTCGCCGCGCACGGGCCTGGCCGAGATCTCCGCGTTTGACGGCAGCGGGCGCGGGAACCCGCACATACTCAGCCCGAGAGGAGGGTACATGCCGAGGGCCGACATGGCGGCCatgtcggcggcggaggaggcggacgcGAAGCAGAAGAAGAACTTCTTTCCCCGCATGGCAATGTTCTTGGCTCGGAAGAAAGCTCAGTCATGGAACGGGAAGTGA